A stretch of the Equus quagga isolate Etosha38 chromosome 9, UCLA_HA_Equagga_1.0, whole genome shotgun sequence genome encodes the following:
- the RBFA gene encoding putative ribosome-binding factor A, mitochondrial isoform X2 produces MWAAAPGLWVLYAGRWALLGGRQAGLLRGGARGLHGSPVPCGKNLLKKFASKTKKKFWYEGPSLSSHLTYKPSQLEFLTKSTSKKTKKEDHVRLRALNGLLYKALTDLLCTPEVSQEVYDLNLELSKVSLTSDFSACRVYWKTTLSAEQNAHTEATLRRSAAHVRHLLMSQQTLRNVPPIVFVQDKENAALAEVDRLLAVADFGPPDEKDEFMQNGFREPKALNALSPCNTPGPAVHSGVFGINHEALNKQIMEYKRRKERGRERLSPEQEAELTKQTKKRKKSKRRVDEDLSPKDCLWGVVSEDDLAYSAACLEEHSTGHGRELPEAEREPQVESDGDRKGRGGC; encoded by the exons ATGTGGGCGGCGGCCCCGGGGCTGTGGGTGCTGTACGCGGGGCGTTGGGCGCTGCTCGGCGGTCGCCAAGCGGGGCTCCTTCGCGGCGGCGCCCGAGGCCTGCACGGCTCTCCGGTTCCCTGCGGCAAGAACCTCCTCAAGAAGTTTGCCTCGAAGACTAA AAAAAAGTTTTGGTATGAAGGTCCTTCCTTGAGCTCTCACTTG ACTTACAAGCCATCCCAGTTGGAATTCCTAACGAAAAGTACCTCGAAGAAGACCAAGAAGGAAGACCACGTACGCCTGAGGGCCCTGAATGGCCTGCTCTACAAAGCGCTGACCGACCTGCTCTGCACCCCTGAAGTGAGCCAGGAGGTTTACGACCTGAACCTGGAGCTCTCCAAG gtctctctgacttcagACTTCTCAGCCTGCCGCGTGTACTGGAAGACCACACTCTCTGCCGAGCAGAACGCGCATACCGAGGCCACCCTGCGGAGAAGCGCCGCGCACGTGAG GCATCTTTTGATGTCCCAGCAGACCCTGAGGAACGTGCCGCCGATCGTATTTGTTCAGGACAAAGAAAATGCAGCGCTAGCCGAG GTGGATCGGTTGCTGGCTGTTGCTGATTTTGGGCCCCCAGATGAAAAAGATGAGTTTATGCAGAATGGTTTCAG GGAACCCAAGGCCCTGAACGCCCTATCACCGTGCAACACCCCGGGCCCTGCCGTGCATTCAGGTGTGTTTGGGATCAACCATGAGGCACTCAACAAGCAGATCATGGAGtataagaggaggaaagagagagggcgTGAGAGGCTGAGCCCCGAGCAGGAGGCTGAGCtgacaaagcagacaaaaaagaggaagaagagcaagcGCCGCGTGGACGAGGACCTCTCCCCCAAGGACTGCCTGTGGGGGGTGGTTAGTGAAGACGACCTGGCCTACAGTGCAGCCTGTCTGGAGGAGCACAGCACGGGACACGGGCGGGAGCTCCCAGAAGCAGAGCGGGAGCCACAGGTGGAGAGCGATGGCGACAGAAAGGGCCGAGGTGGCTGTTAG
- the RBFA gene encoding putative ribosome-binding factor A, mitochondrial isoform X1: protein MWAAAPGLWVLYAGRWALLGGRQAGLLRGGARGLHGSPVPCGKNLLKKFASKTKKKFWYEGPSLSSHLTYKPSQLEFLTKSTSKKTKKEDHVRLRALNGLLYKALTDLLCTPEVSQEVYDLNLELSKVSLTSDFSACRVYWKTTLSAEQNAHTEATLRRSAAHVRHLLMSQQTLRNVPPIVFVQDKENAALAEVDRLLAVADFGPPDEKDEFMQNGFSREPKALNALSPCNTPGPAVHSGVFGINHEALNKQIMEYKRRKERGRERLSPEQEAELTKQTKKRKKSKRRVDEDLSPKDCLWGVVSEDDLAYSAACLEEHSTGHGRELPEAEREPQVESDGDRKGRGGC, encoded by the exons ATGTGGGCGGCGGCCCCGGGGCTGTGGGTGCTGTACGCGGGGCGTTGGGCGCTGCTCGGCGGTCGCCAAGCGGGGCTCCTTCGCGGCGGCGCCCGAGGCCTGCACGGCTCTCCGGTTCCCTGCGGCAAGAACCTCCTCAAGAAGTTTGCCTCGAAGACTAA AAAAAAGTTTTGGTATGAAGGTCCTTCCTTGAGCTCTCACTTG ACTTACAAGCCATCCCAGTTGGAATTCCTAACGAAAAGTACCTCGAAGAAGACCAAGAAGGAAGACCACGTACGCCTGAGGGCCCTGAATGGCCTGCTCTACAAAGCGCTGACCGACCTGCTCTGCACCCCTGAAGTGAGCCAGGAGGTTTACGACCTGAACCTGGAGCTCTCCAAG gtctctctgacttcagACTTCTCAGCCTGCCGCGTGTACTGGAAGACCACACTCTCTGCCGAGCAGAACGCGCATACCGAGGCCACCCTGCGGAGAAGCGCCGCGCACGTGAG GCATCTTTTGATGTCCCAGCAGACCCTGAGGAACGTGCCGCCGATCGTATTTGTTCAGGACAAAGAAAATGCAGCGCTAGCCGAG GTGGATCGGTTGCTGGCTGTTGCTGATTTTGGGCCCCCAGATGAAAAAGATGAGTTTATGCAGAATGGTTTCAG CAGGGAACCCAAGGCCCTGAACGCCCTATCACCGTGCAACACCCCGGGCCCTGCCGTGCATTCAGGTGTGTTTGGGATCAACCATGAGGCACTCAACAAGCAGATCATGGAGtataagaggaggaaagagagagggcgTGAGAGGCTGAGCCCCGAGCAGGAGGCTGAGCtgacaaagcagacaaaaaagaggaagaagagcaagcGCCGCGTGGACGAGGACCTCTCCCCCAAGGACTGCCTGTGGGGGGTGGTTAGTGAAGACGACCTGGCCTACAGTGCAGCCTGTCTGGAGGAGCACAGCACGGGACACGGGCGGGAGCTCCCAGAAGCAGAGCGGGAGCCACAGGTGGAGAGCGATGGCGACAGAAAGGGCCGAGGTGGCTGTTAG